Genomic window (Longimicrobiales bacterium):
GTCGACGACCAGGAGGTCGTGTGGGCCCAGGGCTTCGGTGAAGCGCGACCGGACGGCACACCGGCGACGGCGGCAACGGTGCATCGCGTCGGCTCCGTTTCCAAGCTGTTCACCGACATCGGCATCATGCAGCTGGTCGAGCGTGGTGAGGTCGATCTCGACGCACCCGTGTCGCAGTACATCCCGGACTTCCAGCCGGACAACCGGAGCGGCACGCCGATCACGCTGCGCCACCTGATGTCGCACCGGTCGGGGCTGCAGCGCGAGCCGGCGGTGGGCAACTACTTCGAGGACACCGAGCCCACGCTCGCCGCCACCGTGCAGAGCCTGAGCGGGCGTCCGCTGGTGTATGCGCCGGGCGAGAAGTCGAAGTATTCGAACGCGGGCATCGGCGTCGTCGGCTACGTGCTGGAAACGCTCGGCGGCGAGCCCTTCGCGGACTACCTGCACCGCAGCGTGCTCGTACCGCTGGGGATGGGTGACGCGGCGTTCGAGATCACTCCGCACGTGGAGGAGAACCTGGCGACGTCGTACATGTGGACGTGGGACGGCCGCCGCTACGAGGCACCCGGCTTCCAGCTCGGCATGGCGCCGGCCGGCAGCATGTACGCGAGCGTGCTCGACCTAGGCCGCTTCATGAGTGCGCTGTTCGCCGGCGGCCGCGGCTCAGAGGGCCAGGTGCTGCAGGCGGAAACACTGGAAACGATGTGGACGCCGCAGTACGTGCCAGAGGGGCAGCGGACCGGCTTCGGCATCGGCTTCGCGATCGGTGAGCTGGACGGCCATCGCCGCATCGGCCATGGCGGCGCGATCTACGGCTTCGCTACCGATCTGGCGGCCCTGCCGGATGAGCGGCTCGGCGCGGCCGTCGTGATCACGCTCGACATCACCAACGCCGTGGCGGAGCGGATCAGTGACGCGGCGCTGCGGCTGATGCTGGCGGCGAAGAACGGCGAGCCGCTGCCGGAGATCCGGCTGCCGGACGCGATCGACCCGGCGCGCGCGAGTTCGCTGGCTGGGCACTACACCAGCGGGGGGCGGATCCTCGATCTCGTCGTACGCGGCGACGAGCTCGAGGTCCGCCAGCCCGCCCATTTCCGGCTGCGTGCGTTCGGTGACACGCTGGTCATCGACGACCGCGCCGCCTTCGGCACACGCATCCTGCCGATCGACGGCAACCGGCTCGTGCTCGGCAGCGACACGTTCACGCGCGCGCCTGAGCCTAGGCCTGCACCGGCGCCCGCAGCGTGGATGGGGCTGATCGGCGAGTACGGCTGGGACCACAACACGCTGTACATCTACGAGAACCGCGGCCAGCTGCACGCGCTGATCGAGTGGTTCTTCCCGTACGCGCTCGAGCAGGAGTCGGAGAACGTGTTCCGCTTCCCGCCGAACGGGCTGTACGACAACGAGCAGCTGATTTTCACGCGGGACGCGAACGGCAGGGCGACGAGCGTGGAGGCGGCCGGCGTCGTGTTCGAGCGGCGCGAGGTCGGGACGGAGGCCGGTGTCACGTTCCAGATCACGCCGCTGCGGCCGGTGGAGGAATTGCGCCGCGACGCGCTGGCGGCATCACCGCCGGAGGAGACCGGCGACTTCCTCGAGACGGACCTCGTCGAATTGCGCTCGCTGGATCCGTCGATCCGCTACGACATCCGCTACGCGACGACCAACAACTTCATGAATTCCGTCTTTTACACGGAGGCGAAAGCGTTCCTGCAGAGGCCGGCAGCGGAAGCGCTCGTGCGTGCGCACCGGTCCCTGCGCGAGCAGGGCTACGGGCTCTACATCCATGATGCCTACCGCCCGTGGTACGTGACCAGGATGTTCTGGGACGCGACGCCGGACGAGATGAGGCACTTCGTCGCCGATCCGTCGCAGGGCTCACGGCACAACCGCGGCGCCGCCGTCGATCTTACGCTGTATGATCTGCGGACCGGCCAGCCGGTGCAGACGGTCGGTGGCTACGACGAGTTCTCGCCGCGCTCGTACCCGGACTACCCGGGCGGCACGAGCGAGCAGCGCTGGTATCGCGAGCTGCTGCGCAGCGCCATGGAAGCACAGGGTTTCGACGTCTACGAGTTCGAGTGGTGGCATTTCGACTACGGCGACTGGCGGCGCTACCGGATCGGCAACCAGACCTTCGAAGAGATCGGGCAGTAGCGGCAACCCGGCCGTGAGCACAGTGGCTCACGGCCAGATCGGTTCTTATGGAGGGAGACTCATGAAGAAAACGCTCGCGGCGACACTGCTGCTGCTCGCGGGATGTGCGTCCGCCGGCGGCCCCGGCGCGGCACGCGACGGGGCATACGACGTCGTCATCCTGAACGGCCGCATCGTGGACGGGACCGGTGCCGCGTGGTACTACGGCGACATCGGCGTGCGCGGCGACCGCATCGCGCAGATCGCGCCGCGCGGCGCACTCGCGTCCGCCAGTGCGGGCGAGCGCATCGACGCGAACGGCCTGGTGGTCGCACCCGGCTTCATCGACATCCAGAGCCACTCGCGTGGCAATTTCCTGGACGACGGCGACGGCCGCGTGGTCAGCAAGATCACGCAGGGCGTCACGACCGAGATCATGGGCGAGGGCTCGACCAACGCGATCGTGAACACGAGCGTGCTCGGGACGGACGACACGGCGGACCCTGGCGTACGGCAGCGGCTCGAGGAGTTCGGCGGCCCGCGCGGCTTCGACA
Coding sequences:
- a CDS encoding serine hydrolase is translated as APLLLLGGCIAAAPADQAVEPAQGYEEVAAALEQLIRHEMADKDLPAVSIALVDDQEVVWAQGFGEARPDGTPATAATVHRVGSVSKLFTDIGIMQLVERGEVDLDAPVSQYIPDFQPDNRSGTPITLRHLMSHRSGLQREPAVGNYFEDTEPTLAATVQSLSGRPLVYAPGEKSKYSNAGIGVVGYVLETLGGEPFADYLHRSVLVPLGMGDAAFEITPHVEENLATSYMWTWDGRRYEAPGFQLGMAPAGSMYASVLDLGRFMSALFAGGRGSEGQVLQAETLETMWTPQYVPEGQRTGFGIGFAIGELDGHRRIGHGGAIYGFATDLAALPDERLGAAVVITLDITNAVAERISDAALRLMLAAKNGEPLPEIRLPDAIDPARASSLAGHYTSGGRILDLVVRGDELEVRQPAHFRLRAFGDTLVIDDRAAFGTRILPIDGNRLVLGSDTFTRAPEPRPAPAPAAWMGLIGEYGWDHNTLYIYENRGQLHALIEWFFPYALEQESENVFRFPPNGLYDNEQLIFTRDANGRATSVEAAGVVFERREVGTEAGVTFQITPLRPVEELRRDALAASPPEETGDFLETDLVELRSLDPSIRYDIRYATTNNFMNSVFYTEAKAFLQRPAAEALVRAHRSLREQGYGLYIHDAYRPWYVTRMFWDATPDEMRHFVADPSQGSRHNRGAAVDLTLYDLRTGQPVQTVGGYDEFSPRSYPDYPGGTSEQRWYRELLRSAMEAQGFDVYEFEWWHFDYGDWRRYRIGNQTFEEIGQ